In a genomic window of Rhododendron vialii isolate Sample 1 chromosome 12a, ASM3025357v1:
- the LOC131310376 gene encoding uncharacterized protein LOC131310376: MEGEVKRDRWGYEVNTSSDACISAINSYYLQVMGYGRERSVILEAPAHDPNCVLANILAANFLCSSNPSLAPSYLHAANTRLQQATGYEKAVFDALNCLISHDRDIDVAVELFSKLLKDFPRDLVSLKMAQVLCFYMARPDLSLDLVEQVLPKNEHENYIHGMLSFALLEVGRMEDAEKAAKKGFEIYNEDSWAQHGLCHVLQYECRFKEAVEFMEECSRSWGSLSSFMFTHNWWHVALCYLEGNSPMRKVLDVYDHCIWKELERSDATSAEVYLNAVGLLLRVYVRGEIDIFGDRLKILAGCLTDQAFWYMEWHLDVLIVWALASTGAFDKGEDLLKGLKDRISKMSKKKQQRMQRGMLLAEALYQYGKGNNKEALDLLGPDFDANYCKIIGASDEQLEVFNEVWYVLLLNTGQAEKATEVIKMRVKKREGVPFLWRLLERGYSMLGRPEATAVGEKAKYLETAYFN, encoded by the exons ATGGAAGGAGAAGTGAAAAGGGACAGGTGGGGGTACGAGGTTAACACCTCGTCCGACGCTTGCATCTCTGCAATCAATTCCTACTACCTTCAG GTTATGGGCTACGGTAGAGAGCGATCGGTGATTCTTGAAGCTCCGGCCCACGACCCCAACTGCGTATTGGCCAATATATTGGCTGCAAATTTCCTCTGCTCCTCCAATCCTTCTCTTGCTCCTTCTTATCTCCATGCTGCAAACACCCGACta CAACAAGCCACTGGGTACGAGAAAGCAGTGTTTGATGCTCTCAATTGTCTGATTTCACACGACAGGGATATTGATGTCGCTGTTGAGCTGTTCTCTAAG CTATTAAAAGATTTCCCAAGAGATCTAGTATCTCTTAAGATGGCTCAAGTTCTCTGCTTTTATATGGCTCGGCCTGATCTGTCTCTGGATCTTGTTGAACAG GTTCTTCCCAAAAATGAACATGAAAATTACATACACGGAATGCTTTCCTTTGCTTTGTTAGAAGTTGGGCGGATGGAAGATGCAGAGAAAGCAGCAAAGAAGGGCTTCGAGATCTACAATGAAGATTCTTGGGCACAGCATGGT CTCTGCCATGTTCTTCAGTATGAGTGTCGTTTCAAGGAAGCAGTGGAGTTCATGGAAGAATGCTCAAGATCATGGGGTTCTTTGTCATCTTTCAT GTTCACACACAATTGGTGGCATGTAGCCCTTTGTTATTTAGAAGGTAATTCGCCAATGAGAAAAGTGCTAGACGTGTATGATCACTGTATCTGGAAGGAGTTGGAAAGAAGCGATGCAACGTCGGCGGAG GTGTACTTAAATGCTGTTGGATTGTTGCTGCGGGTGTATGTACGAGGTGAAATTGATATCTTTGGGGACCGTCTCAAGATCTTAGCAGGTTGTCTGACAGATCAA GCATTTTGGTACATGGAGTGGCATCTTGATGTGTTGATAGTATGGGCCTTAGCTTCTACTGGAGCCTTTGATAAAGGAGAAGATCTACTTAAAGGCTTGAAAGACAG AATTTCCAAGATGAGCAAGAAGAAACAGCAAAGAATGCAGAGAGGAATGCTG CTTGCCGAAGCCTTATATCAGTATGGAAAAGGCAACAACAAAGAGGCATTGGATTTGCTTGGCCCAGATTTTGATGCAAACTACTGTAAG ATAATCGGAGCATCAGATGAACAACTTGAAGTCTTTAACGAAGTTTGGTACGTTTTGCTGCTGAATACCGGACAAGCTGAGAAAG CAACCGAAGTAATCAAGATGCGGGTAAAGAAGAGGGAAGGCGTTCCGTTCTTGTGGCGCCTATTG GAGAGAGGTTATTCCATGTTAGGGAGGCCAGAAGCTACAGCTGTAGGAGAGAAAGCCAAGTATTTGGAGACTGCATACTTCAATTAA